A window from Pangasianodon hypophthalmus isolate fPanHyp1 chromosome 4, fPanHyp1.pri, whole genome shotgun sequence encodes these proteins:
- the ltb4r2b gene encoding LOW QUALITY PROTEIN: leukotriene B4 receptor 2b (The sequence of the model RefSeq protein was modified relative to this genomic sequence to represent the inferred CDS: inserted 2 bases in 1 codon), with protein sequence MRKLHCSTSASLMTVENITSSFSPDKTPSDPTVSFAIGAFILAIVFLLGVPGNLFIIWSILVRSRKRSVTTLIILNLVCADGAIMCLTVFFIVYLAKQSWVFGRSMCKLLFYLCNTNMYASIMLITLMSVHRLVTVLXDRAYVFTRRRNILSILAMLWVLVFTLAIPALIFRDEKEEHTNQLLCSYNHTNPKYEVFHLSMETVVGFLLPYGIIVSSYVCILRDLQQTRFRRRVRSEKLILAIIVTFAAFWLPYHIINIVQVVSACAPEHSKLQKMLDSISSSCRAATSSLAFISSCANPVLYALAGRPYIHADGLSFMARLFEGTALEIGNGTLRIHRKVSRAGPAVLSLKNCDSCANNADQS encoded by the exons GCATCTCTAATGACTGTGGAAAATATCACAAGCTCTTTCTCCCCTGACAAAACACCATCAGACCCCACAGTCTCATTTGCTATTGGCGCCTTCATCCTTGCCATTGTCTTCCTCCTGGGCGTCCCAGGAAACCTCTTCATCATATGGAGCATCCTGGTGCGTTCTCGTAAGCGCTCAGTCACCACGCTGATCATCCTGAACCTGGTGTGTGCCGATGGTGCCATCATGTGCCTCACCGTGTTCTTCATTGTGTACCTGGCCAAGCAGTCGTGGGTGTTTGGACGCTCCATGTGCAAGCTGCTCTTCTACTTGTGCAACACCAACATGTATGCCTCCATCATGCTCATCACACTCATGAGTGTGCACCGGCTGGTCACCGTGCT CGACCGTGCTTACGTCTTCACGCGGAGGAGAAACATACTGAGCATCCTCGCCATGCTCTGGGTGCTCGTCTTTACGCTTGCCATCCCTGCTCTGATATTCAGGGATGAGAAAGAGGAGCACACCAATCAATTGCTGTGCTCATACAATCACACAAATCCCAAATAT GAGGTGTTTCACCTGAGCATGGAGACAGTGGTGGGGTTCCTGCTCCCGTATGGAATCATCGTCAGCAGTTACGTGTGTATTCTCCGCGATCTGCAACAGACACGATTTAGGAGGCGAGTGCGTAGTGAGAAGCTCATCCTAGCCATCATTGTCACCTTCGCTGCCTTCTGGCTGCCATATCATATCATCAACATTGTGCAG GTGGTGTCTGCATGTGCACCAGAGCATTCTAAACtacaaaaaat GTTGGACAGCATCTCAAGCTCATGTCGAGCTGCCACCTCCTCCCTGGCCTTCATTAGCAGCTGTGCTAACCCGGTACTGTACGCTCTAGCAGGGCGCCCCTACATCCATGCAGACGGACTGTCCTTCATGGCCCGGCTGTTTGAGGGCACAGCGCTTGAGATCGGCAATGGAACACTCCGAATTCACCGCAAAGTGAGCAGAGCAGGACCGGCAGTGCTCTCACTGAAGAACTGCGACTCTTGTGCAAACAATGCAGACCAAAGCTAA